The following are from one region of the Rosettibacter firmus genome:
- a CDS encoding HD domain-containing phosphohydrolase, translated as MRFQEKILLVDDDENALAGFRRSLGMHFNIFTAQSADEGISLIEKQNNFAVVISDYKMPNMDGNEFLKIVKNLTPDTVRIMLTGYAEINIAIEAVNEGNVFRFLTKPCNTDILIKSVKTAIEQYRLITAEKELLEKTLKGSINLLVDILSLTNPQIFNKVIKLKQMAKNIALKLSVKKIWEVEIAVLLSQIGCIAIPPGILEKKYKGMNLTEEEQKLFESHPKIGKKLLENIPRLETVAEIIAHQFLNEHTFTSPFKDEYMVAAKILNALIDFDFLTSTGKTEQEALELMKKNTKYDPDILTALDTELAGIYDGLTLLSVELEDLKPGVILADDIKDEFGKVLITKGAEISQASLLRLLNFSKYGKIITPIKILVYLEDNENNSNNN; from the coding sequence ATGAGATTCCAGGAAAAAATCCTATTGGTTGATGATGACGAGAATGCACTTGCAGGATTTAGAAGAAGTCTTGGTATGCATTTCAATATTTTTACTGCTCAAAGTGCTGATGAAGGTATTTCATTAATTGAAAAGCAGAATAATTTTGCCGTTGTAATTTCTGATTATAAAATGCCAAATATGGACGGCAATGAATTTCTTAAAATTGTAAAAAATCTCACACCTGATACTGTAAGAATTATGCTTACAGGATATGCGGAAATTAATATTGCTATAGAAGCTGTTAATGAAGGTAATGTTTTTAGATTTTTAACAAAACCTTGCAATACTGATATTCTAATAAAAAGTGTTAAAACTGCTATTGAACAATATAGACTCATCACTGCAGAAAAGGAATTATTAGAAAAAACTCTTAAAGGAAGTATTAATTTACTTGTTGATATTCTTTCACTAACTAATCCCCAGATTTTCAATAAGGTTATAAAATTAAAACAAATGGCTAAAAACATTGCTTTAAAATTAAGTGTTAAAAAAATCTGGGAAGTTGAGATAGCAGTTTTACTATCTCAAATAGGTTGTATTGCAATTCCTCCAGGTATACTCGAAAAAAAATATAAAGGAATGAATCTCACTGAAGAAGAACAAAAATTATTCGAATCTCATCCAAAAATTGGGAAAAAATTATTAGAAAATATTCCAAGATTAGAAACAGTGGCTGAAATTATTGCACATCAATTTTTAAACGAACATACATTTACTTCCCCATTTAAAGATGAATATATGGTTGCTGCAAAAATCTTAAATGCACTAATTGACTTCGACTTTCTTACAAGCACTGGTAAAACTGAGCAAGAAGCTTTAGAATTGATGAAAAAAAACACAAAGTATGACCCCGATATCTTAACAGCTTTAGACACAGAATTAGCTGGTATTTACGATGGACTAACATTGTTATCAGTTGAATTGGAAGATCTAAAACCCGGTGTAATACTCGCAGATGATATTAAAGATGAATTTGGTAAAGTATTAATTACAAAAGGGGCAGAAATTTCTCAGGCATCTTTATTACGATTACTTAATTTTTCAAAATATGGGAAAATTATTACACCAATTAAAATACTGGTTTATTTGGAAGATAATGAGAATAATAGTAATAATAACTAA
- a CDS encoding YceI family protein, protein MTKYILVCFLTAHLVLAQSFNVKKSGQVTFDFYDKAGRNYATFYSTTPLEDITGTANGISGIVTFNTSDFANTLKGEITVEVESINTGIELRNQHLRSKNWLNSKKYPYIKFVVKSVNNVKQISGNKLTFDVIGNFTLHGVTKEIIANAEAIYLEENEETKKRAEGDLLGIRGKFFIMLSDFNIDNQIIGSKVAEKINIEINMIGVRTK, encoded by the coding sequence ATGACTAAATATATATTAGTTTGTTTTTTGACAGCCCATTTAGTTTTAGCACAAAGTTTTAATGTAAAGAAAAGTGGTCAAGTAACTTTTGATTTTTATGATAAAGCAGGTAGAAATTATGCTACTTTTTATAGTACAACTCCCCTCGAAGATATCACAGGAACAGCAAATGGAATTAGCGGTATAGTTACCTTTAATACATCTGATTTTGCAAATACATTAAAAGGAGAAATTACAGTTGAAGTTGAATCAATAAATACAGGGATTGAACTCAGAAATCAGCATCTTAGAAGTAAAAACTGGCTTAACTCAAAAAAATATCCTTATATAAAATTTGTAGTCAAATCTGTTAACAATGTAAAACAAATATCTGGTAACAAATTAACATTTGATGTAATCGGGAATTTTACATTACATGGAGTAACAAAAGAAATTATAGCAAATGCCGAAGCAATTTATCTTGAAGAAAATGAGGAAACTAAAAAGAGGGCAGAGGGCGATTTGCTTGGTATTAGAGGTAAATTTTTTATCATGCTTTCTGATTTTAATATTGATAATCAAATAATTGGTAGTAAAGTTGCTGAAAAGATAAACATAGAAATTAATATGATTGGAGTAAGGACTAAATAA
- the sucC gene encoding ADP-forming succinate--CoA ligase subunit beta, translated as MKIHEYQAKEILKKFNVPVQDGIAINDISNFDNAISELQSRGINQFVVKSQIHAGGRGKGKIYNVNNKDELILEGGVKFTTSVEKAKEYASKMLGNLIVTHQTGPEGKVVKTIFIAEGLDYKKELYLGILLDRSVSKNVIMASTEGGVEIETVAAETPEKILKIWIDPFIGLQPYQARELAFGLGLNGTAYKNFIPFIMNLYKAYEETDASLLEINPLIITNDDRVIALDAKMNFDDNALFRHPEIVALRDLNEEEPLEIEASKYNLNYIKLDGNVGCMVNGAGLAMATMDIIKLAGGEPANFLDVGGTANKETVANGFKIILSDPNVKAILINIFGGIVRCDRVAQGIIEAVKEINVKIPVVIRLDGTNAELAKELLENSGLNFEVASSLKDAAYKVTAVLGKN; from the coding sequence ATGAAAATTCACGAATATCAAGCAAAAGAAATCTTAAAAAAATTCAATGTCCCAGTACAGGATGGAATTGCAATTAATGATATTTCCAACTTTGACAATGCAATATCAGAGTTGCAATCACGAGGAATAAATCAATTTGTTGTTAAATCACAAATACATGCAGGTGGGCGAGGTAAAGGAAAAATTTATAATGTTAATAATAAAGATGAATTAATATTAGAAGGTGGTGTTAAATTCACTACTTCTGTAGAAAAAGCAAAAGAATATGCTTCAAAAATGCTCGGTAATTTAATTGTAACTCATCAAACAGGACCAGAAGGAAAAGTAGTAAAAACAATTTTTATAGCCGAAGGACTCGATTACAAAAAGGAATTATATCTTGGAATTTTACTCGATAGGAGTGTTTCAAAAAATGTTATTATGGCTTCAACTGAAGGTGGGGTTGAAATTGAAACTGTAGCAGCAGAAACTCCAGAAAAAATTCTAAAAATATGGATTGATCCATTCATTGGTTTACAACCTTATCAAGCAAGGGAACTTGCATTTGGATTGGGACTTAATGGAACTGCATATAAAAATTTTATTCCATTTATAATGAACTTATATAAAGCATATGAAGAAACCGATGCATCACTTCTTGAAATTAATCCACTGATTATTACTAATGATGATAGAGTTATTGCATTAGATGCAAAAATGAATTTTGACGACAATGCATTATTCCGTCATCCTGAAATAGTTGCACTTCGAGATCTTAATGAGGAAGAACCTTTAGAAATTGAAGCTTCGAAATACAATTTAAATTATATTAAACTTGATGGTAATGTGGGATGCATGGTTAATGGTGCTGGACTTGCAATGGCAACTATGGACATCATCAAATTAGCAGGAGGCGAACCTGCAAATTTTCTTGATGTTGGCGGAACAGCAAACAAAGAAACAGTTGCAAATGGATTTAAAATAATTCTTTCAGATCCAAATGTTAAAGCAATATTGATTAACATATTTGGTGGTATTGTTCGATGCGATAGAGTAGCTCAAGGCATCATTGAAGCAGTAAAAGAAATTAATGTAAAAATTCCAGTTGTAATTCGACTTGACGGAACAAATGCAGAGCTGGCAAAAGAACTTCTTGAAAACTCAGGTTTAAATTTTGAAGTAGCATCATCTTTAAAAGATGCTGCATATAAAGTAACTGCTGTGCTTGGAAAAAATTAA
- a CDS encoding cytochrome ubiquinol oxidase subunit I, which produces MDPVLLARIQFALTVGFHFIFPPLSIGLAWLLVIIEAIGWKRNDETYVMLGNFFGKILGLIFAMGVATGIVMEFQFGTNWAEYSKFVGDVFGAPLAAEGIFAFFLESTFLGLYIFGRNKVSKGVHWFSILMVAIGATISAFWILVANSWQQTPAGYVIKNGRAELIDFWAAVFNPSTLPRFFHTFLASLISGAFLMIGISAYLILNNKETDAAKKSLKLALIFGFIVSVLQLFPSGHEHGQQVARTQPEKFAAIQGLYTSKSKAPIAIFAIPFDNPPELKVPIEIPGLLSWLAFGDINAKIKGINEFPDDEIPPLFLTFVSYHNMVLLGIYFILITALGTYYLWKKKLWNKTRLLKIYVWSIPLPVIACELGWIAAEVGRQPWIVYKLLKTSDAASITVSSGEILFSIILFGIIYLFLFSLFLYVLIKKMKHGPEPLNSQEALI; this is translated from the coding sequence ATGGATCCAGTTCTACTTGCACGCATACAATTTGCTTTAACTGTAGGATTCCATTTTATATTTCCCCCATTGAGTATTGGACTTGCCTGGCTACTTGTGATTATTGAAGCAATTGGATGGAAAAGAAATGATGAAACTTATGTAATGCTTGGAAACTTTTTTGGAAAAATACTTGGACTAATATTCGCTATGGGAGTTGCAACTGGTATTGTAATGGAATTTCAATTCGGCACCAATTGGGCTGAATATTCAAAATTTGTTGGCGATGTATTTGGAGCTCCACTTGCTGCCGAAGGTATTTTTGCTTTTTTTCTTGAATCAACTTTTTTAGGACTCTACATATTTGGAAGGAATAAAGTTTCTAAAGGTGTTCATTGGTTTTCAATTCTAATGGTTGCAATAGGTGCAACAATTTCTGCATTCTGGATACTGGTAGCAAATTCATGGCAACAAACTCCAGCAGGTTATGTAATTAAAAATGGTAGAGCAGAACTTATAGATTTCTGGGCAGCAGTTTTTAATCCTTCAACATTACCAAGATTTTTTCATACATTTTTAGCTTCATTAATCTCTGGCGCTTTCTTAATGATTGGAATTTCTGCATACCTCATATTAAATAATAAAGAAACTGATGCTGCAAAAAAATCATTAAAATTAGCTTTGATCTTTGGATTTATTGTTTCTGTACTTCAATTATTCCCTTCTGGACATGAACATGGACAGCAGGTTGCACGTACACAACCAGAAAAATTTGCTGCTATTCAAGGTTTATACACATCAAAATCTAAAGCACCAATAGCTATTTTTGCTATACCATTCGATAACCCTCCTGAATTAAAAGTACCAATTGAAATTCCGGGCTTACTAAGCTGGTTAGCATTTGGAGATATCAACGCTAAAATAAAAGGTATTAATGAATTTCCTGATGATGAAATACCACCACTCTTTTTAACTTTTGTTTCTTATCATAATATGGTTTTACTGGGAATTTATTTTATTTTAATTACTGCGCTTGGCACTTACTATTTATGGAAGAAAAAATTGTGGAATAAAACCAGACTTCTTAAAATTTATGTCTGGTCAATACCTTTACCTGTAATTGCATGCGAGTTAGGCTGGATAGCAGCTGAAGTTGGAAGACAACCCTGGATTGTATATAAATTATTAAAAACCAGCGATGCTGCTTCAATTACTGTATCATCTGGTGAAATTTTATTTTCCATAATTTTATTTGGTATAATTTATTTATTTCTCTTTTCACTCTTTCTTTATGTATTAATTAAAAAGATGAAACATGGACCTGAACCATTAAATTCACAGGAGGCTCTGATATGA
- the cydB gene encoding cytochrome d ubiquinol oxidase subunit II codes for MIDLNTIWFILIAILIAGYAILDGFDLGVGILHLFTKDESEKKINLNAIGPVWDGNEVWLITAGGALFAAFPIVYATVFSSFYIALMLLLTALIFRAVSFEFRGKVDSITFKKVWDYAFGLGSLFAALLLSVAYGNILKGIPIDENKIFHGSFFSLLNPYAIVIGLTGVVLFIMHGAIYMTLKTEETQLQRMTKWATSCWMAFIILYLVATFLTFFYSGFLFENITENPLFWILFLLLLLSIVYIPLGLKSQQYFKSFIASSLIIFSAFSLSALSLYPRLVPSSINLNYSLNAYNASSSQYTLKTMLIIAIIGMPVVIAYTIFIYRIFKGKVVITKDSY; via the coding sequence ATGATAGACCTCAATACAATCTGGTTTATATTAATTGCAATTTTAATTGCTGGATATGCAATCTTAGATGGCTTTGATCTTGGAGTTGGTATTCTTCATCTTTTTACAAAAGACGAAAGTGAGAAAAAAATTAATTTAAATGCAATTGGTCCAGTGTGGGATGGAAATGAAGTATGGCTTATAACAGCAGGTGGTGCATTATTTGCTGCATTCCCAATTGTATATGCAACAGTTTTTAGCTCTTTTTATATTGCTTTAATGCTATTATTAACTGCTCTTATTTTTCGTGCTGTTTCTTTTGAATTTAGAGGGAAAGTAGATTCTATTACATTTAAAAAAGTATGGGACTATGCTTTTGGTCTAGGAAGTCTATTTGCAGCTTTATTACTGAGTGTTGCTTATGGAAATATATTAAAAGGGATTCCAATTGATGAAAATAAAATTTTCCATGGATCTTTTTTTAGTTTGCTAAATCCATATGCAATTGTTATAGGATTAACAGGAGTAGTTCTTTTTATAATGCACGGTGCAATCTATATGACATTGAAAACCGAAGAGACACAACTTCAAAGAATGACTAAATGGGCAACTTCTTGCTGGATGGCATTTATTATTCTTTATTTAGTAGCAACATTTCTTACATTTTTCTATTCAGGATTCTTATTCGAGAATATAACAGAAAATCCTTTATTCTGGATTTTATTTTTATTATTACTTCTGTCCATAGTATATATTCCTTTGGGCTTGAAGAGTCAACAATACTTTAAAAGTTTTATTGCTTCTTCACTAATAATATTTTCTGCATTTTCATTAAGTGCATTAAGTTTATATCCAAGATTGGTTCCATCAAGCATTAATCTAAATTATAGTTTAAATGCTTATAATGCTTCTTCTTCACAATACACATTAAAAACTATGCTAATTATTGCAATCATTGGAATGCCTGTAGTTATAGCTTATACAATATTTATCTACAGAATATTTAAGGGAAAAGTTGTTATAACTAAAGATAGCTATTAG